In Rhodoferax koreense, a genomic segment contains:
- a CDS encoding EAL domain-containing protein: MQNQQALPDMPHRDAELALVATHPTPSGPEMTMHEVLDRLGPSIFAGLLDTDGVLRYANQAALQAIGSKPEQVLGQRFDATPWWQACEPSRQRLQHALAIALRGEASRFDVRVATSSGAILSMDFSLLPLYDPEGRVIWLIPSARDVSEREQAQHQLQLTRHAVEQANDALLQVGPDGAFRDANAAACRLLGLEHAQLLRLRVPDIDTQVDTMQWPLRWRELCERGSLRFETSVRHQKGHEIPVDVSVSLVNSDEASFAHVCIDDLRERRAAERRIRQLLQFDELTGLPNRQLLYERLGATLETSAESAVLLLELDRFKRINDGLGPQVGDAVLREAAQRIAATVRSIDLVARRGGDEFVIVMPSPSAPLQHMAQALLDGIARPMSIDGHEIYVTCSIGIAMAPGDGDLPDTLVRRANAALHQAKRLGRNQACIYAGAPHDDDPERLALETALRHALRDEQLDLHYQPQLDLRHGRIVGVEALLRWQHPKLGRIAPDRFIPIAEETGMIVAIGDWVLCRAIEQAAAWQRAGLPPLRMAVNLSARQLLQPELARRIEGLLDTAGLDPRLFGVEVTESMLIGNFDQAVQHLQALRTLGVEVSLDDFGTGYSSLSYLRRLPVDVVKIDRSLVPDVTALAEDVSITRAIITMAHQLQMKVLAEGVESEGQAVLLAANQCDQMQGYWFSAALPAAAVETMLRDGRQIDPALLNRRSRQRTLLVVDDEENIVAALRRLLRAEGWLVLSASSAEQALQLLARHEVDVILSDQRMPGMTGVELLRRARQLYPDTIRLVLSGYTELQSITDAINEGAIYKFLAKPWDDEQLRAHLREAFALKEMTDQNHHLKQELQAANRDLAELNGQLQTRLAALLD; the protein is encoded by the coding sequence ATGCAAAACCAACAAGCCCTCCCGGATATGCCGCACCGCGATGCCGAACTGGCGCTCGTGGCCACCCATCCCACGCCATCGGGCCCGGAGATGACCATGCATGAGGTGCTGGACCGGCTGGGACCGTCCATCTTCGCCGGCCTGCTCGACACCGACGGCGTGCTGCGCTATGCCAACCAGGCGGCATTGCAGGCCATCGGCAGCAAGCCGGAGCAGGTGCTCGGCCAGCGGTTCGATGCCACCCCCTGGTGGCAAGCCTGCGAGCCCTCGCGGCAGCGGCTGCAGCATGCGCTGGCCATTGCCTTGCGCGGCGAGGCCTCGCGCTTCGACGTGCGTGTGGCCACCAGCAGCGGCGCCATCTTGTCGATGGACTTCTCGCTGTTGCCTCTCTACGACCCGGAAGGTCGGGTGATCTGGCTGATCCCGTCCGCGCGCGATGTGAGCGAACGCGAGCAGGCGCAGCACCAGTTGCAACTCACGCGACATGCCGTCGAACAGGCCAACGACGCGCTATTGCAGGTGGGGCCCGACGGGGCCTTTCGCGACGCCAATGCGGCGGCGTGCCGCCTGCTGGGTCTGGAGCACGCGCAATTGCTACGGCTGCGCGTGCCCGACATTGACACGCAGGTCGACACGATGCAGTGGCCGCTACGCTGGCGCGAACTGTGCGAACGGGGTTCGCTGCGTTTCGAGACCAGCGTTCGCCACCAGAAAGGACATGAGATTCCGGTCGATGTCTCCGTCAGCCTGGTGAACAGCGACGAAGCGTCCTTCGCCCATGTCTGCATCGACGACCTGCGCGAGCGCCGCGCCGCCGAACGCCGCATCCGGCAATTGCTGCAGTTCGACGAACTGACCGGGCTGCCGAACCGCCAGCTGCTCTACGAGCGTCTGGGCGCGACCTTGGAGACCAGCGCGGAGAGTGCGGTACTGTTGCTGGAGCTCGATCGTTTCAAGCGCATCAATGACGGCCTCGGCCCGCAAGTCGGCGACGCGGTGCTCCGCGAAGCGGCACAGCGGATCGCAGCCACCGTGCGCAGCATCGACCTGGTCGCGCGGCGCGGCGGCGACGAATTCGTGATCGTGATGCCAAGCCCTTCGGCGCCGTTGCAGCACATGGCACAGGCGCTGCTCGATGGTATCGCCCGGCCGATGTCGATCGACGGACACGAGATCTACGTCACCTGCAGCATCGGCATCGCCATGGCCCCAGGCGACGGCGATCTCCCGGACACGCTGGTGCGTCGCGCCAACGCGGCATTGCACCAGGCCAAGCGGCTGGGTCGCAATCAGGCCTGCATCTATGCGGGAGCGCCGCACGATGACGACCCTGAACGGCTGGCCCTGGAGACCGCGCTGCGCCATGCGTTGCGCGACGAGCAACTCGACCTGCACTACCAGCCGCAGCTCGACCTGAGGCATGGCCGCATCGTCGGCGTCGAGGCCTTGCTGCGCTGGCAGCACCCCAAGCTGGGCCGCATCGCGCCGGATCGCTTCATCCCGATCGCCGAAGAGACCGGCATGATCGTCGCCATCGGCGACTGGGTGTTGTGCCGCGCCATCGAGCAGGCCGCGGCCTGGCAGCGCGCCGGGCTGCCACCGCTGCGCATGGCGGTCAACCTCTCGGCGCGCCAGTTGCTGCAGCCGGAGCTGGCGCGTCGCATCGAAGGCCTGCTCGACACGGCCGGCCTCGACCCACGGCTGTTCGGCGTCGAGGTCACCGAGAGCATGCTGATCGGCAATTTCGACCAGGCGGTGCAGCACCTGCAAGCACTGCGTACGCTGGGCGTCGAGGTGTCGCTCGACGACTTCGGCACCGGCTACTCGAGCCTGAGCTACCTGCGCCGGTTGCCGGTGGACGTGGTCAAGATCGACCGCTCGCTGGTGCCCGACGTCACCGCGCTGGCGGAGGACGTGTCGATCACGCGCGCCATCATCACGATGGCGCACCAGTTGCAGATGAAGGTGCTCGCCGAAGGCGTCGAAAGCGAAGGCCAGGCGGTCCTCCTGGCGGCCAACCAGTGCGACCAGATGCAGGGCTACTGGTTCAGCGCCGCCCTGCCGGCCGCAGCGGTCGAAACGATGCTGCGCGACGGCCGGCAGATCGATCCCGCCCTGCTCAACCGGCGTTCGCGGCAGCGCACCTTGTTGGTGGTCGACGACGAGGAGAACATCGTCGCCGCGCTGCGCCGGCTGCTGCGCGCCGAAGGCTGGCTCGTGCTCAGCGCATCCAGTGCCGAACAAGCGCTGCAGCTGTTGGCACGGCACGAGGTCGACGTGATCCTGTCCGACCAGCGCATGCCGGGCATGACCGGCGTCGAACTGCTGCGGCGGGCCAGGCAGTTGTACCCGGACACGATCCGGCTAGTGCTGTCGGGCTACACCGAGTTGCAGTCGATCACCGACGCGATCAACGAGGGGGCGATCTACAAGTTTCTCGCCAAGCCCTGGGACGACGAGCAGTTGAGAGCCCATCTGCGCGAGGCCTTTGCGTTGAAGGAGATGACCGATCAGAACCATCACCTCAAGCAGGAATTGCAGGCTGCGAACAGGGACCTGGCAGAACTGAACGGTCAACTGCAGACGCGGCTCGCCGCGCTGCTTGACTGA